From Amycolatopsis sp. YIM 10, the proteins below share one genomic window:
- a CDS encoding cytochrome P450 yields MRGRGNLLEETSHAFLPAVEGIDRDMPADGTNARKVDRGEAEGGCPISRSSDGVWTVRGYAAARAVLRSTDTVQAGLGVETVEKMPAKIRRPVLYRDGPEHREHRRQTARYFTARRVDESYRGIMESVADKQLDKLRGSGQAHLSELSFNLAIEVACAVIGLTESRPGLQRRLERFFPEEFGTPGFTSLNGLYWIWRQATNWAGIYLNDVRPAVRARRAGRRDDLISHLLDEGCSSAEILGECITFAAAGMVTTREFVNLAAWHLFTDSALLGRYRAAEETERLAILHELLRLEPIVGHLRRRATAPIELPAENEESVTVAAGEIIDIQLSATNTDPAAVGDRPLEVCPLRPLDNASAYGLSFGDGAHKCPGANIAIVETDIFLSKLFALPGVRMDTAPRVSFNDAIGGYELRDMVVAVPTR; encoded by the coding sequence GTGCGGGGCCGCGGAAACCTGCTAGAAGAGACGAGCCATGCTTTTCTCCCAGCAGTAGAGGGGATCGATCGCGACATGCCGGCCGACGGGACGAACGCGCGCAAGGTCGATCGCGGCGAAGCTGAGGGCGGGTGCCCGATCAGCCGGAGCTCCGACGGAGTCTGGACGGTGCGCGGCTACGCCGCCGCGCGTGCCGTGCTGCGCAGCACCGACACCGTCCAAGCCGGACTCGGGGTGGAGACCGTCGAGAAGATGCCTGCCAAGATCCGGCGTCCGGTTCTGTACCGGGACGGGCCAGAGCACCGCGAGCATCGTCGGCAGACCGCGAGGTACTTCACCGCGCGCCGGGTCGACGAGAGCTACCGGGGGATTATGGAGAGCGTCGCCGACAAGCAACTGGACAAGCTTCGCGGCTCCGGGCAGGCGCACCTGTCTGAGCTGAGCTTCAACCTGGCCATCGAGGTGGCCTGCGCGGTGATCGGCCTGACCGAGAGCCGTCCGGGTCTCCAGCGCCGGCTGGAGCGCTTCTTCCCCGAGGAATTCGGCACGCCGGGTTTCACCAGCTTGAACGGGCTCTACTGGATCTGGCGGCAGGCAACTAACTGGGCCGGCATCTACCTCAACGATGTCCGGCCCGCCGTCCGCGCGCGCCGCGCCGGGCGGCGTGACGACCTGATCTCGCACCTGCTGGACGAGGGCTGCTCATCCGCGGAGATCCTTGGCGAATGCATCACCTTCGCCGCCGCGGGGATGGTCACCACGCGTGAGTTCGTCAACCTGGCCGCATGGCACCTGTTCACCGACAGCGCGCTGCTCGGGCGCTACCGCGCCGCGGAGGAGACCGAGCGGCTCGCGATCCTGCACGAACTGCTGCGGTTGGAACCGATCGTCGGGCACCTCAGGCGGCGCGCCACCGCACCCATCGAGTTGCCTGCCGAAAACGAGGAGTCGGTCACTGTCGCCGCCGGCGAGATCATCGACATTCAGCTCAGCGCGACCAACACCGATCCGGCGGCCGTAGGCGATCGGCCGCTTGAGGTATGCCCCCTGCGCCCACTCGACAACGCGTCCGCCTACGGCCTGTCCTTCGGGGATGGCGCGCACAAGTGCCCCGGTGCGAACATCGCGATCGTGGAGACCGACATCTTCCTCAGCAAGCTGTTCGCCCTGCCGGGGGTGCGGATGGACACAGCGCCGCGGGTGTCGTTCAACGACGCCATCGGCGGTTACGAGTTGCGCGACATGGTCGTGGCGGTGCCGACGAGATAG